From a single Vitis vinifera cultivar Pinot Noir 40024 chromosome 18, ASM3070453v1 genomic region:
- the LOC104882761 gene encoding protein NRT1/ PTR FAMILY 5.10, whose amino-acid sequence MAANGMVDGPESPLLEDTVAGAVDHTGLPAKRSTSGGWSSSYFIIGTEVAERSAYFGIEANLVNYLTGPLRQSTAMAAKNVNTWFGITTLLPLVGAFVADSYMGRYRTIVIASLLYILGLGLLTMSAVLSSHNPSECQNTRKIMSCPPPQCQVIFLFLSLYLVAVAEGGHKPCTQAFGADQFDGRDSEEGKAKSSYFNWLNFCVGISLSVSMLTLSYIQDKLSWVLGFGIPCILMVVALLLFLLGTNTYRYSVKRADKNPFVRISKVFVEAARNWRLNPSSEKAIEEGAQGTLSHQCSPEFNFLNKALLGTKFSEEDGKACIVNEVEEAKAVLRLFPIWSTCLIYAMVLAQSSTFFTEQGMTMDRSIGSGFDIPSSSLKSFLTITVVLFIPIYDLVFVPIATVFTRKPSGITMLQRIGIGMFLSTISIAIAALVEMKRLKIAQEHGLVDMPNATVPMRVWWLVPQYVLFGLCNVFTTIGLQEFFYDQVPNELRSIGVSLYLSIIGVGSFLSSFLIYFIEKATGGDGQDSWFNDNLNKAHLDYFYWLLSGLNAVGLATYMHFAKSYVYNRRGVPP is encoded by the exons ATGGCCGCTAATGGCATGGTTGATGGCCCTGAATCTCCACTCCTGGAAGACACCGTCGCCGGAGCCGTCGACCACACAGGCCTTCCGGCCAAACGCTCCACCTCTGGTGGTTGGAGCTCCTCATATTTCATCATAG GTACTGAAGTGGCGGAGAGATCAGCCTACTTTGGCATAGAGGCGAACCTCGTAAACTATTTGACTGGGCCACTACGACAGTCCACGGCCATGGCTGCCAAGAACGTAAACACTTGGTTCGGCATCACCACTTTACTGCCATTAGTAGGAGCCTTTGTTGCAGATTCCTATATGGGTCGATATCGCACCATTGTCATCGCTTCTCTTCTCTACATCCTG GGACTGGGCTTGCTAACCATGTCTGCAGTGCTTTCCTCGCACAACCCTTCTGAATGCCAAAATACTCGGAAAATCATGTCGTGTCCCCCTCCTCAGTGTCAagtaattttcctttttctctctctatatctGGTTGCAGTTGCAGAAGGTGGGCACAAGCCCTGCACCCAGGCTTTTGGGGCTGATCAATTTGATGGACGAGATTCGGAGGAGGGCAAAGCAAAAAGCTCCTACTTCAACTGGTTAAATTTTTGTGTAGGCATCAGTCTTTCAGTAAGTATGCTAACGTTGAGTTACATTCAAGACAAGCTTAGCTGGGTTCTTGGATTTGGAATCCCCTGCATTCTGATGGTGGTGGCGCTACTTCTTTTCTTGCTTGGAACTAATACTTATCGGTACAGTGTCAAAAGAGCAGATAAGAACCCATTTGTTAGAATCAGTAAGGTGTTTGTTGAAGCAGCTAGGAATTGGAGACTAAACCCATCATCAGAAAAAGCAATTGAAGAGGGAGCTCAAGGAACCCTGTCTCACCAATGCTCTCCCGAATTCAA CTTTCTTAACAAGGCCTTGCTAGGGACAAAATTTTCGGAGGAAGATGGAAAGGCGTGTATTGTCAATGAAGTTGAAGAAGCTAAGGCAGTTCTGAGGCTGTTTCCCATATGGTCTACTTGTTTGATTTATGCTATGGTGCTTGCACAGTCATCGACTTTCTTTACTGAGCAAGGAATGACTATGGATAGATCAATTGGGTCGGGTTTTGACATACCATCTTCTTCGCTTAAGTCCTTTCTCACCATCACCGTTGTTCTCTTCATTCCCATATATGACCTTGTCTTTGTTCCCATTGCAACTGTTTTCACTAGAAAACCATCTGGCATAACAATGCTTCAGAGAATCGGAATAGGGATGTTTCTATCCACTATTTCCATAGCAATTGCGGCTCTGGTAGAGATGAAACGACTCAAGATAGCTCAGGAGCATGGCCTGGTTGATATGCCAAATGCCACCGTTCCAATGAGGGTATGGTGGTTAGTTCCCCAATACGTCTTATTTGGACTTTGCAATGTGTTCACCACAATTGGTCTTCAAGAGTTCTTCTATGATCAAGTCCCAAATGAATTGAGAAGTATTGGTGTCTCCCTCTACCTCAGCATCATAGGTGTAGGGAGCTTTCTGAGCAGCTTTCTTATCTATTTCATTGAGAAAGCAACTGGTGGAGATGGCCAAGATAGCTGGTTCAATGATAACCTCAATAAGGCACATCTTGATTACTTTTATTGGCTACTTTCTGGGCTCAATGCAGTAGGATTGGCTACGTATATGCATTTTGCAAAATCTTATGTTTATAATAGAAGGGGTGTACCACCATGA